A single Notoacmeibacter ruber DNA region contains:
- a CDS encoding MarR family winged helix-turn-helix transcriptional regulator yields MSSDPITRLILAIMRANSRLILRGDQLTAPIGLTSARWQVLGSVAEVDSARTVSELARGLGVSRQGVQRICGELVAEGTLAYQPNPCHKRAQLVVFTTEGRRLYDRALAVQAPWARSLAENLTPEQIETATIALGVLTSRLEEELQGVRATVVE; encoded by the coding sequence ATGTCGTCCGATCCGATAACCCGGCTCATCCTCGCGATCATGCGCGCCAACAGCCGTCTGATCTTGAGAGGGGACCAGTTGACGGCGCCGATCGGGCTGACGAGTGCGCGCTGGCAGGTCTTGGGAAGCGTGGCGGAGGTGGACTCGGCGCGGACGGTCTCGGAACTGGCACGGGGTCTCGGCGTCTCGCGACAGGGCGTACAGCGGATCTGCGGCGAACTGGTCGCGGAGGGAACCCTCGCCTATCAGCCGAACCCCTGCCACAAGCGTGCGCAGCTCGTCGTCTTCACCACAGAAGGGCGCCGCCTGTACGACCGCGCGCTGGCTGTGCAGGCTCCTTGGGCGCGATCGCTGGCCGAAAACCTGACGCCCGAGCAGATCGAAACCGCCACGATTGCCCTCGGCGTCCTGACAAGCCGCTTGGAGGAAGAGTTGCAGGGTGTCAGAGCAACGGTTGTCGAATGA